Below is a window of Defluviimonas sp. SAOS-178_SWC DNA.
CCGTCCGAAAAACTTATCGCAAAACCACGCTGATCGTCATCCTACAATTGCGGAAGGAATGGTTAGCCGTTGCGGGCGGACCGGCGCTGCGATTAGCCTTGGCCCATGTCAGCTTCACTCGACCAACGCCTCGCCACCGAAGTCGCCGCCCGACGCGACGACCTGATCGCCCTGACCCAGGACCTGATCCGCATTCCGACACTGAACCCACCCGGGCGGAACTACCTCGAAATCTGCGAGTACCTCGCCGAGCGTCTTGGTCGGGGCAGCTTCAAGGTCGACCTGATCCGCGCCGAGGGGGCGCTCGGAGACAGCGCCGCCCATCCGCGCTGGAACCTCGTCGCCCGGCACGAGGGCGGGGGCGCAGGCGACTGCGTCCACTTCAACTCGCACCACGACGTCGTCGAGGTCGGCCACGGCTGGACCCGCGAGCCCTTCGGCGGAGAGGTCGAGGGCGACCGCATCTACGGCAGAGGGTCGTGCGACATGAAGGGCGGCCTTGCGGCGTCCATCATCGCCGCCGAGGCCTTCATCGCCGCCTGCCCCGGCTATCGCGGCGCCATCGAGATCAGCGCCACGGCGGACGAGGAATCCGGCGGCTTCGGCGGTGTCGCCTACCTCGCCGAACAGGGCTGGTTCTCGCCCGAACGGGTCCAGCACGTCATCATCCCCGAGCCCCTTCACAAGGACCGCATCTGCCTTGGCCACCGCGGCGTCTGGTGGGCTGAGATCGAGACCAAGGGCCGCATCGCCCACGGCTCCATGCCCTTCCTCGGCGACTGCGCCGTGCGACACATGGGGGCCGTGCTCGCCGAGATGGAGGCGACGCTCTTCCCGCTTCTCGCCACCAAGCGGACCGAGATGCCGGTGATCCCGGAAGGCGCGAAGCAATCGACGCTCAACATCAATTCGATCCACGGCGGCGAGGCCGAGCAGGACGAGAACTATACCGGGATGCCGGCCCCCTGCGTTCCCGACCGCTGCCGCATCATCATCGACCGGCGCTACCTGATCGAGGAGGACCTCACCGAGGTGAAGCGCGAGGTGACGGCGATGCTGGAACGGGTGAAGGCGGAGCGCCCGACCTTCGACTACGAGGTCCGCGACCTCTTCGATGTGCGCCCGACCATGACCGAAAAGGACGCGCCCATCGTTCGATCGACCGCCGCGGCCATCGAAAAGGTGCTGGGGCAAGCGGCGGGCTACGTCGTCTCTCCCGGCACCTACGACCAGAAGCATATCGACCGGATCGGGCGGCTGAAGAACTGCATCGCCTACGGGCCGGGCGTTCTCGACCTCGCCCATCAGCCCGACGAATGGGTGGGCATCACCGACATGCTCGACAGCGCCAAGGTCATGGCGCTTGTCCTCGCCGAACTTCTCGCGCCATAGGTTTCGTCGGTGCCCTACAGCACCGGGGGTCCGGGCCGCAAGATCCGGAAACGGCCGTCAGCGCGTGACGTCGATATTGTCGATCAGCCGCACCCCGCCGAGCCAGGCGGCGGCGAGGATCCGGGCGGGCCGGTCCAGCATCTGAAGCGGCTCCAGCCCCTCGGCGCCGCGAAGCTCCAGGTATTCGACCTCGCCGAAGCCGGCGCGCTGCACCTCCTGCCTCGCGCGGGTCAGCGCCTCCGCTACCGGCGCGCCGTTTCGGATCACGGTGCCGGCCGCCGACATCGCCCGGTGGAGCGCCGGCGCCGTGGCGCGGTCGGCGGCCGAAAGCCGGGTGTTGCGCGAGGACATGGCAAGCCCGTCGGCCTCGCGCAGGGTCGGGCAGCCGGTGATGGCGACCGGAATGTTCAGATCGCGCGCGAGGCGGCGGACGATCTGCAATTGCTGCCAGTCCTTCTCGCCGAAAAACGCCCGGTCCGCCGCAGTCATCAGGAAGAGCTTGGTCACCACCGTCGCCACGCCGTCGAAATGGCCGGGCCGGAACATCCCTTCGAGTTCGGCGCTGAGCCCCGAAACGCGGACACTCGTCGCGAAGCCCTCGGGATAGACGACCTCCGGCGGCGGCATGAAGAGAAGATCGACACCGGCGGCGGCGAGCATCCCGGCGTCGCGCTCCTCGGTCCGGGGATACTTGGCGAGATCCTCGGGATTGTTGAACTGCATCGGGTTCACGAAGATCGTCGCGATCACCCGATCCGTTCCGGCCCGGGCCGCCGACACGAGGCTCAGATGCCCGGGATGAAGCGCGCCCATCGTCGGCACGACACCCACGGACTGCCCGGCTGCCTTCCAGCCCGCGACAACACCGCGGAGTGCCTTCACGTCACGGACGGTTCTCATTTGCGCTGGGGCTCCTCGCCGAAGACATGTTCGGGGCCGGGGAAGGTGCGCGCCCGCACCTCGGCCGCATAGGCGGCGATGGCGCGGTCGGCCTCTTCGCCAAGCTCCGCATAGCGCTTGACGAATTTCGGCCGGAACGCCGTGAAGAGGCCGAGCATGTCGTCCACGACCAGCACCTGCCCGTCGCAGGACGCCGAGGCACCGATGCCCACGGTCGGAATATCGACCGCCCGGGTGATCTCGGCCGAAAGCGCATCGGGAACCTTTTCGAGAACGACCGAAAAGGCCCCGGCGGCGGCGACCGCACCGGCGTCGTGGCGGATGCGGTCGGCATCTTCGCCCCGGCCCTGAACCCGGTAACCGCCGAGCGTGTTGACCGCTTGCGGCGTCAATCCGATATGGGCCATCACCGGGATGCCGCGCTGGGTGAGAAACCCGATTGTCGGCGCCATATGCGCCCCGCCTTCGAGCTTGACCGCCCCTGCCCCGGTTTCGGACATCAGCCGCGCGGCATTGCGGAAGGCCTGGTCCGGCCCCTCCTCGTAGGATCCGAAGGGCATGTCGACGACCATCATCGCCCGGTCAAGCCCGCGCGCCACGGCCTGACCGTGCAGGATCATCATCTCCATCGTCACGCCGAGCGTGGACGGCAGGCCATGCAGCACCATGCCGACGCTGTCGCCGACGAGGACCATGTCGCAATGAGGATCGACGAGCCGCGCGACCGGGGTCGTGTACGCGGTCAGCATCACCAGTGGCGTGCCGCCTTTCCGCGCGCGGATATCCGGCGGCACAGGCCGCTTCGTCTCACTCGTCGCACTCATTCCGCTTCCTCCCCCCGCGGCTCTCCCCAAATGATAGCTGCACCGCAGCATCGTTTCCAGCACTCTCTTGCCCCCCGCGCTGCCAGCCGCGCTTGATCGCGCGCGAAAACCGGCCAAAGATGACCCATCTCCGCCTGCCAACGAAGACAAGGGAGTCTCGGAATGCTCGACCGTCTGACAACAACCGCTGCCGCGCTGGCGCTGATGACCGGGGCGGCGCTGGCCGCGCAGGACACGATCACCCTCGGCATGGTGCTGGAGCCACCCAACCTCGACCCGACCGGCGGCGCCGCGGCGGCCATCGACGAGGTGGTCTATGCCAACATCTTCGAGGGGCTCACCCGGTTCGGCCCCGACGGCTCGGTGCGCCCGGCGCTGGCCGAAAGCTGGGATGTGGATGCCGAGGGCAAGGTCTACACCTTCCACCTGCATGCCGGTGTGACCTTCCATGACGGCACGACGATGGACGCCGAGGACGTGAAGTTCTCGCTCGACCGCGCGCGGGCGGAGGACAGTACCAACGCGCAGAAGGCGCTTTTCGCCGGCATCGCGGATGTCACGGTCGTCGACCCCCTGACGGTTCAGGTGACGCTCTCGGACCCGAACGGCAACTTCCCCTACAACATGGCCTGGAGCGACGCGGTGATCGTCGCGCCGGAATCGATCGCGACCGATGCCACCAACCCCATCGGAACCGGCCCCTTCAAGTTCTCCGGCTGGGTGCAGGGGGACCGGATCGAGATCGTCCGCAATGACGCCTATTGGGGCGAACCGGTGGCACTTTCCAAGGCCACCTTCCGCTTCATCTCCGACCCGACGGCGGCCTTCGCCGCGATGATGGCGGGTGACGTGGACGCCTTCCCGAACTTTCCCGCGCCGGAAACGCTGCCGCAGCTGGCCGCCGATCCGCGCTTCAAGGTCATCGTCGGCTCGACCGAGGGCGAGACGATCCTGGCGATGAACAACAAGGAGCCGCCCTTGGACAACGTGAAGGTGCGCGAGGCGATCGCCCACGCGATCAACCGTCAGGACATCATCGACGGCGCGATGTTCGGCTATGGCACACCCATCGGCACCCATTTCGCCCCGCACAATCCGGACTACGAGGATCTGACGGCACTGTCGGCCTACGCCCCCGAGAAGTCGAAGGCGCTTCTGGCCGAGGCCGGGGTTTCCGACCTGAAACTCCGCCTCGCGCTGCCGCCCCCGACTTACGCCCGGCGTGGGGGTGAGATCATCGCCGCGCAGCTGGCAGCCGTCGGCATCCAGACCGAGATCACCAATGTCGAATGGGCGCAGTGGCTTGAACAGGTGTTCAAGGGCAAGGATTTCGACCTGACCATCGTCAGCCATACCGAACCCATGGACATCAACATCTACGCCCGGCCCGACTATTATTTCCAGTACGGCAAGCCCGAATTCGTAGCGCTGATGGACAAGCTGAACCTCACGACCGACCCCGAAGGCCGCTCCGCACTGTTAAAGGAAGCGCAGGAGATGATCGCGAAGGACTACGTCAACGCCTACCTCTTCCAGCTCGCCAAGACCGGTGTGGCGAATGCGAAGATCGAGGGGCTGTGGGAAAACTCGCCAACCCAGGCGAATGACCTGACAGCGGTGCATTGGGTCGACTGAGCTACAGGCCGCGCCCCGACCGGCACTAGACGGGGGCACTTGCCCTCACGGCCCAGGCGCGGGCGGATAGCGGGATGCTGCCATCGGGCGCGCGCGGCAGATCGGCGTCGAGTTTCCGGCGCAGTTTTTCCCGTGCGTCGGGTGAAAGCCCCGCGCAATATCCCGGCGCTGGCCCGGCGCCGAGCGTGAAGGGATGCCAGAAATCCTCGAAGCTCGCGAACGGCGTCGGAACCTCGACCGCGACGACCTCGGCCTCCGGCCCCCACGCCCCGGATGCAAGCCCGGCCAGCGCTTCCCGCGTGCAGTCGGGAAAGCGGCGGTCCTCCGACAGCGTCTCGGCGGCGGGGTCAAGCGCGGCGGCGGCGCGCCAGAACGCGTGGATGAAGCCGACACCTCCTGCGGGGTAATCCCAGACGTAGAAGCCGAGCCGCCCACCGGGCCGGGCGATCCGAACCATCTCGGCAAGCATTGCGCCCTTGTCGGGAACGAAATTGAGGACAAGGCCCGAGACGACGGCATCGCGGCTTCGGTCCGGCAGGTCGAGCCGCTGGCCGTCGCCGGTCTGGAACGTGGCCCTCGGATCGGGACATTCACGCGCGGCGTGGCGCACGAAATCTTCAGACGTGTCGACCGAAAGGATGGTGCGCGGCCCCGCACCCTCCAGCACCGCGCGGGTCAACGCCCCGGTGCCGCAGCCGACCTCGAGCCAGTCTTTTCCCGGCGGAACCTCAAGCCAGCCCACGAACCGCGCAGCGATCTGACGGCTCCACCGGCCCATGTAAGTGTCGTAATTGCTGCCGCCCTGCCAGGCGTCGTGACGCGATGTTTCGGACATGGTGGGCCCCGCTCGAAAAGATCCGTCTTTGAAACGTTGAAAGGATACACCCCTTCCGCCGTGCTCGCCCGATCTTTATCGTCGCCCCGCAGTCCCCATGCCCAAGGTGATCCGATGTCCGGTTTTGTCCGCCTCACCCCTTCCGCCGCCTCAGCCGAAACCGACCGTCCCGCGCCGGAAAAGGTGATCTCGGGCGACCCGGTCCACACCACCTGGAACGTCGAGGAGCGGGACGGCCTTTATTGCGGCATCTGGGAATCTACGCCCGGCAAGTGGCGGATCAGCTACGATGAGTGGGAATATTGCCGCATCCTCTCCGGCCGCTCCGTCATCACCGACGCGAACGGGGCCGAACACAGGCTCGGCCCGGGCGACAGTTTCATTCTCCGGCCGGGTTTTTCCGGCACATGGGAAGTGATCGAGACGACGCGGAAGGACTACGTCATCCGCCTCTGAGCCGGACGCCGGCTCAGTTGATTTGCTGGAAGACCCCAGACGGGTCGGCCGCCGGATCGGTCGCGGCCGAATCCTCCGGCGTCACCCCGACGGTCGGCACGAATTTCGGCCAGGGGATGTTGCCGGCGGCGATCTGCGCCTGAACGTCGACCGGCAGCGAGGCGATCGGCACCATCAGCCCGTGGGCGTTCTCCACCATCGGATCTTCCGCGATCGCCGATTCGGCCGCCCCACGGACATGGACGCGCGTTCCGTTCGGCACCTTCTCGAAGAGGTCGATGATGTCCTGATTGAAGAGCCGGATGCAGCCCGCCGAAGTCGCGCGACCGATCGTCGAGGCGTTGTTGGTGCCGTGGATCCGGTAGAACGTGTCGCGCCCGCCCCGATAGAGGTAAAGCGCCCGCGCGCCGAGCGGATTGTCGAGCCCGCCGGGCAGGCCGCCCGCCACCGGGCCGTAGACATCGGGTTCGCGCCGGATCATGTTCTTCGTCGGCGTCCAGCTCGGCCAGACCTGCTTGCGTCCGATCACCGCGTCGCCGGAAAAGCCGTAGCCCTCGCGCCCGACGGCGATGCCGTACCGCGTCGCCGTGCCCCCTTCATGAATGTGGTACAGGACCCGCGCATAGGGATCGACGACAATCGAGCCCGGCTTGTCGGGGCCGAAGTAGAACACCTCAGTGCGCGGATTCTGCCCGGTCAGGTAACCTGCCGCGACGGCCGGGATCACCACGTCGGCGTCCTGCACGGACTGATAGCGGGCGACGACCTCGGGCGACACGACGGCCGGGGCAACGCCGGTCGTCGGGTCGAAACGTGATTGCTGGGTTGGGGCGCCGCAAGCGGCAAGCGAGGCGACCGCAAGAAGGGCGAAAACACGCGTGACGCCGAGGCGCCGCACAACTCCTGAAAAGACTGTCATGGCAGCGAGAGTATCCGTTCCTGTTGTCCTGTCGCCGCGCGAATCCCAACCGGAATCGCACCGGACGCATCCAAGCGCGGCATCGCCCTTCATGTCGACCCCTTCCGCGCCCGAGCGTCAAGGCCCGGACGGCGAATTTCCCGGCGCCGGGGCGTGGCGGCCACATGCCCCGGCGCCGGCTGCCTTCAGCCGACCACGTTGAATTCCGGGCCGTAGGGGTACTTGGTGATGTCCTCGTTGCCGTCCTCGGTGATGACGAGGATGTCGTGCTCCCGGTAGCCGCCCGCGCCCGGCTGTCCTTCCGGGATCGTCAGCATCGGCTCCATCGAG
It encodes the following:
- a CDS encoding ABC transporter substrate-binding protein is translated as MLDRLTTTAAALALMTGAALAAQDTITLGMVLEPPNLDPTGGAAAAIDEVVYANIFEGLTRFGPDGSVRPALAESWDVDAEGKVYTFHLHAGVTFHDGTTMDAEDVKFSLDRARAEDSTNAQKALFAGIADVTVVDPLTVQVTLSDPNGNFPYNMAWSDAVIVAPESIATDATNPIGTGPFKFSGWVQGDRIEIVRNDAYWGEPVALSKATFRFISDPTAAFAAMMAGDVDAFPNFPAPETLPQLAADPRFKVIVGSTEGETILAMNNKEPPLDNVKVREAIAHAINRQDIIDGAMFGYGTPIGTHFAPHNPDYEDLTALSAYAPEKSKALLAEAGVSDLKLRLALPPPTYARRGGEIIAAQLAAVGIQTEITNVEWAQWLEQVFKGKDFDLTIVSHTEPMDINIYARPDYYFQYGKPEFVALMDKLNLTTDPEGRSALLKEAQEMIAKDYVNAYLFQLAKTGVANAKIEGLWENSPTQANDLTAVHWVD
- the panB gene encoding 3-methyl-2-oxobutanoate hydroxymethyltransferase, with the protein product MSATSETKRPVPPDIRARKGGTPLVMLTAYTTPVARLVDPHCDMVLVGDSVGMVLHGLPSTLGVTMEMMILHGQAVARGLDRAMMVVDMPFGSYEEGPDQAFRNAARLMSETGAGAVKLEGGAHMAPTIGFLTQRGIPVMAHIGLTPQAVNTLGGYRVQGRGEDADRIRHDAGAVAAAGAFSVVLEKVPDALSAEITRAVDIPTVGIGASASCDGQVLVVDDMLGLFTAFRPKFVKRYAELGEEADRAIAAYAAEVRARTFPGPEHVFGEEPQRK
- a CDS encoding class I SAM-dependent methyltransferase, with amino-acid sequence MSETSRHDAWQGGSNYDTYMGRWSRQIAARFVGWLEVPPGKDWLEVGCGTGALTRAVLEGAGPRTILSVDTSEDFVRHAARECPDPRATFQTGDGQRLDLPDRSRDAVVSGLVLNFVPDKGAMLAEMVRIARPGGRLGFYVWDYPAGGVGFIHAFWRAAAALDPAAETLSEDRRFPDCTREALAGLASGAWGPEAEVVAVEVPTPFASFEDFWHPFTLGAGPAPGYCAGLSPDAREKLRRKLDADLPRAPDGSIPLSARAWAVRASAPV
- a CDS encoding L,D-transpeptidase codes for the protein MTVFSGVVRRLGVTRVFALLAVASLAACGAPTQQSRFDPTTGVAPAVVSPEVVARYQSVQDADVVIPAVAAGYLTGQNPRTEVFYFGPDKPGSIVVDPYARVLYHIHEGGTATRYGIAVGREGYGFSGDAVIGRKQVWPSWTPTKNMIRREPDVYGPVAGGLPGGLDNPLGARALYLYRGGRDTFYRIHGTNNASTIGRATSAGCIRLFNQDIIDLFEKVPNGTRVHVRGAAESAIAEDPMVENAHGLMVPIASLPVDVQAQIAAGNIPWPKFVPTVGVTPEDSAATDPAADPSGVFQQIN
- the panC gene encoding pantoate--beta-alanine ligase, which codes for MRTVRDVKALRGVVAGWKAAGQSVGVVPTMGALHPGHLSLVSAARAGTDRVIATIFVNPMQFNNPEDLAKYPRTEERDAGMLAAAGVDLLFMPPPEVVYPEGFATSVRVSGLSAELEGMFRPGHFDGVATVVTKLFLMTAADRAFFGEKDWQQLQIVRRLARDLNIPVAITGCPTLREADGLAMSSRNTRLSAADRATAPALHRAMSAAGTVIRNGAPVAEALTRARQEVQRAGFGEVEYLELRGAEGLEPLQMLDRPARILAAAWLGGVRLIDNIDVTR
- a CDS encoding cupin domain-containing protein, with amino-acid sequence MSGFVRLTPSAASAETDRPAPEKVISGDPVHTTWNVEERDGLYCGIWESTPGKWRISYDEWEYCRILSGRSVITDANGAEHRLGPGDSFILRPGFSGTWEVIETTRKDYVIRL
- a CDS encoding acetylornithine deacetylase/succinyl-diaminopimelate desuccinylase family protein, producing the protein MSASLDQRLATEVAARRDDLIALTQDLIRIPTLNPPGRNYLEICEYLAERLGRGSFKVDLIRAEGALGDSAAHPRWNLVARHEGGGAGDCVHFNSHHDVVEVGHGWTREPFGGEVEGDRIYGRGSCDMKGGLAASIIAAEAFIAACPGYRGAIEISATADEESGGFGGVAYLAEQGWFSPERVQHVIIPEPLHKDRICLGHRGVWWAEIETKGRIAHGSMPFLGDCAVRHMGAVLAEMEATLFPLLATKRTEMPVIPEGAKQSTLNINSIHGGEAEQDENYTGMPAPCVPDRCRIIIDRRYLIEEDLTEVKREVTAMLERVKAERPTFDYEVRDLFDVRPTMTEKDAPIVRSTAAAIEKVLGQAAGYVVSPGTYDQKHIDRIGRLKNCIAYGPGVLDLAHQPDEWVGITDMLDSAKVMALVLAELLAP